The Mytilus galloprovincialis chromosome 2, xbMytGall1.hap1.1, whole genome shotgun sequence genome has a window encoding:
- the LOC143063713 gene encoding uncharacterized protein LOC143063713, whose translation MELHPFLEPDTIPNHDLWYVLSTFGDCPSIRVGHTCTYIRGNGENDNGKLYVIGGANPSGAFCDTFVLDLNTMQWDIMDLPGFRARYEHAAFIPPSSPEKIFIFGGADNTGNMNDVQIFDTVKNTWSTAEVSGNPPTPRTFHTNSLVGDKLVVYSGGHSQAEPVQDRQVHFFDTISLTWSTKIIKGDAPKSRHGHVMVGVGGNQIYLHGGMARSSFFDDFHCLDLTKNSWSHIKNKKVYPTARAGHSGTSVGSMLFICGGMNRDGALDDLYRFDTSCKTWCKIELAGPTPTCRLDFGMCTIELSRDLPSTTSENTDVLETSKHAQEILELAMKPGSASSRSSSTIGSASSRDRQLPESASSRPGSRQVGSAGSRESYHEYNYESSSTGNDIQTLEEGENLSDEEETPRAEGATSSVFNDFIKSKHTMKMVLIHGGMDTEGEIFDDTLVYLVE comes from the exons ATGGAGCTTCACCCATTTTTAGAACCAGATACAATTCCAAATCATGATCTTTGGTATGTTTTGTCCACATTTGGAGATTGTCCATCAATACGTGTTGGACACACTTGCACCTATATCAGAGGAAATGGTGAGAATGACAATGGAAAACTTTATGTTATAGGTGGTGCTAATCCCAGCGGAGCATTCTGTGATACGTTTGTACTTGATCTCAACACAATGCAGTGGGATATTATGGATTTACCTGGATTCAGGGCACGGTATGAACATGCAGCATTTATTCCGCCCAGTAGtccagaaaaaatatttatttttggtgGTGCTGATAATACTGGCAATATGAATGACGTTCAGATTTTTGACACTGTGAAAAACACATGGTCCACTGCTGAGGTATCTGGGAACCCTCCAACTCCACGAACATTTCATACAAACTCACTCGTGGGTGATAAATTAGTTGTGTATAGTGGAGGACACTCACAAGCTGAACCAGTTCAAGATCGACAAGTTCATTTCTTTGATACAATATCATTAACCTGGTCTACCAAGATCATTAAAGGAGATGCACCCAAGTCAAGACATGGTCATGTGATGGTTGGTGTTGGTGGTAATCAGATTTATTTACACGGAGGAATGGCACGATCTTCTTTCTTTGATGACTTCCATTGTTTAGACCTGACCAAAAATTCTTGGTcccatatcaaaaataaaaaagtgtacCCCACAGCAAGAGCTGGACACAGTGGAACTTCTGTTGGTAGCATGTTGTTTATTTGTGGTGGAATGAACAGAGATGGTGCTTTAGATGATCTGTACAGATTTGATACAA GCTGTAAAACGTGGTGTAAGATAGAATTAGCTGGACCAACACCAACATGTCGTCTCGACTTTGGTATGTGTACTATAGAACTATCAAGAGATCTTCCATCAACTACTAGTGAAAATACAGATGTTTTGGAGACCTCAAAACATGCACAAGAAATTCTAGAACTTGCTATGAAGCCTGGAAGTGCCAGTTCTAGGAGCAGTAGTACCATTGGCAGTGCAAGTTCTAGAGATCGACAGTTACCAGAAAGTGCAAGTTCTAGACCAGGAAGTCGACAAGTTGGCAGTGCTGGCTCCAGAGAAAGCTATCATGAATATAATTATG AAAGTTCCAGTACAGGCAATGATATTCAAACTCTTGAGGAAGGGGAAAATCTATCTGACGAGGAAGAAACTCCTAGAGCTGAAGGTGCTACTTCAAGTGTATTTAATGACTTCATTAAATCTAAACATACAATGAAGATGGTGCTTATACATGGTGGAATGGATACGGAAGGAGAAATCTTTGATGATACCCTTGTGTATTTGGTGGAATGA